The following coding sequences lie in one Arachis hypogaea cultivar Tifrunner chromosome 9, arahy.Tifrunner.gnm2.J5K5, whole genome shotgun sequence genomic window:
- the LOC112709925 gene encoding CASP-like protein 3A1, whose protein sequence is MVSEERIRGEESKVAALESSGRMSGAPVGARQRRRKEAVELCLRLMCMASSIVAVSLMVTAKQATNVSIYGFSFPINSKWSFSQSYEYLVGVSAAVAAHSLLQLLIGTSRFVRNSSVIPSRNYAWLIFAGDQAFAYALMSAGSAASGVTNLNRTGIRHTALPNFCKPLHKFCDHVAISIAFTFTSCFLLAISAVQDVIWLSQHSS, encoded by the exons ATGGTGAGTGAAGAGAGGATACGAGGAGAGGAATCAAAGGTGGCAGCTTTGGAGAGCAGCGGAAGAATGAGCGGAGCCCCTGTCGGAGCACGGCAGCGGCGGAGGAAGGAGGCGGTGGAGCTGTGTCTGAGGTTGATGTGCATGGCTTCTTCCATTGTTGCAGTGTCTCTCATGGTTACTGCAAAACAAGCTACAAATGTCTCCATCTATGGCTTCAGCTTCCCCATTAATTCAAAGTGGTCCTTCTCTCAATCATACGA ATATCTTGTTGGGGTTTCAGCTGCTGTTGCTGCTCACTCATTGCTACAACTACTGATTGGAACATCAAGATTTGTTAGGAATTCCTCTGTCATTCCCTCAAGAAACTATGCATGGCTTATTTTTGCTGGGGACCAG GCATTTGCTTATGCATTGATGAGTGCTGGATCTGCTGCATCTGGGGTGACCAACCTGAACCGAACCGGAATCCGGCACACGGCGCTGCCGAATTTCTGCAAGCCATTGCACAAGTTCTGTGACCATGTTGCCATCTCAATAGCCTTCACTTTCACCAGCTGTTTCTTGCTGGCTATTTCTGCTGTCCAAGATGTAATTTGGCTCTCCCAACACTCTTCATGA